The Kitasatospora sp. NBC_00374 genome has a segment encoding these proteins:
- a CDS encoding pyridoxal 5'-phosphate synthase has translation MLEQPHDLGPGTVAGVLRERPPMDRELPGFDPAAAPAAPGPLFVEWLLGALTAEVPDAQVATLSTVDADGLPDARMLVLRDVDAEGAGWLFAGDTDSPKGRQLTAHPVAALTFYWPPLGRQVRIRGSVETAAPELSAAEFLTRSPAARAAALSGPQSGPIDSTDAYGAELAAALERLAADPGLIAPGHTVYTLRALAVEFWQGDRARRHVRLRYERPSPEAAWTSGLLRP, from the coding sequence GTGCTGGAGCAACCGCACGACCTCGGCCCGGGCACCGTGGCCGGAGTGCTGAGGGAGCGTCCGCCGATGGACCGCGAGCTGCCCGGCTTCGACCCGGCGGCGGCCCCCGCCGCCCCCGGCCCGCTCTTCGTCGAGTGGCTGCTCGGCGCGCTCACCGCCGAGGTCCCGGACGCACAGGTCGCCACCCTGTCCACGGTGGACGCCGACGGACTGCCGGACGCCCGGATGCTGGTCCTGCGGGACGTCGACGCCGAAGGGGCCGGCTGGCTCTTCGCCGGCGACACCGACAGCCCCAAGGGCCGCCAGCTGACCGCGCACCCGGTGGCCGCGCTGACCTTCTACTGGCCGCCGCTCGGCCGCCAGGTCCGGATCCGCGGCTCGGTCGAGACCGCCGCCCCGGAGCTGTCCGCCGCCGAGTTCCTGACCCGCTCCCCCGCCGCCCGCGCCGCGGCGCTCAGCGGGCCGCAGAGCGGGCCGATCGACTCCACGGACGCGTACGGGGCCGAACTGGCCGCGGCCCTGGAGCGGTTGGCCGCCGACCCCGGCCTGATCGCCCCGGGCCACACGGTGTACACCCTGCGGGCCCTGGCCGTGGAGTTCTGGCAGGGCGACCGGGCCCGCCGCCACGTCCGACTGCGCTACGAGCGGCCGTCTCCCGAGGCCGCCTGGACCAGCGGCCTGCTGCGGCCCTGA
- a CDS encoding metal-dependent hydrolase has translation MPRPTDVHDSLVLEPRDVRFDWSQLPLHWIPDEPMATHTINVLHLLLPEGERWFVKVFKDALPYITDEQLREEVLGFIGQEAIHAEAHQEVLDHLLGQGLDPRPYVRQVNWLFHRVLGERPTLAPDRRRESIVERVAYVAAIEHFTAFLGDWALNSPGLDLAQADPTMLDLLRWHGAEEVEHRSVAYDLMVHLDPGYWRRIRGMALSGPLLTHLWVRGVRYLLAADPTLDGRLRPTWRQARQNARRGMLPEPARMVRSALRYLRPGYHPTQEGSSSQALGYLAGSPAARAAAQD, from the coding sequence ATGCCCCGTCCCACCGACGTCCACGACAGCCTGGTGCTGGAGCCCCGGGACGTCCGCTTCGACTGGTCGCAGCTGCCGCTGCACTGGATCCCCGACGAGCCGATGGCCACCCACACCATCAACGTGCTGCACCTGCTGCTGCCCGAGGGCGAGCGCTGGTTCGTCAAGGTCTTCAAGGACGCCCTGCCCTACATCACCGACGAGCAGCTGCGCGAGGAGGTCCTCGGCTTCATCGGCCAGGAGGCCATCCACGCCGAGGCCCACCAGGAGGTCCTGGACCACCTGCTCGGCCAGGGCCTCGACCCCCGCCCGTACGTCCGGCAGGTCAACTGGCTGTTCCACCGCGTCCTCGGCGAGCGGCCGACCCTGGCCCCCGACCGCCGCCGCGAGAGCATCGTCGAACGGGTCGCCTACGTCGCCGCGATCGAGCACTTCACCGCCTTCCTCGGCGACTGGGCGCTCAACTCCCCGGGCCTGGACCTGGCCCAGGCCGACCCGACCATGCTCGACCTGCTGCGCTGGCACGGCGCCGAGGAGGTCGAGCACCGCAGCGTCGCCTACGACCTGATGGTCCACCTCGACCCCGGCTACTGGCGCCGGATCCGCGGCATGGCGCTGTCCGGCCCGCTGCTCACCCACCTGTGGGTCCGCGGCGTGCGCTACCTGCTCGCCGCCGACCCCACCCTCGACGGCCGCCTCCGCCCCACCTGGCGCCAGGCCCGGCAGAACGCCCGGCGCGGCATGCTGCCCGAACCCGCCCGGATGGTCCGCTCCGCCCTGCGCTACCTGCGGCCCGGCTACCACCCCACCCAGGAGGGCTCCTCCAGCCAGGCCCTCGGCTACCTCGCCGGCTCCCCGGCCGCCCGCGCGGCGGCGCAGGACTGA
- a CDS encoding 2Fe-2S iron-sulfur cluster-binding protein: MDLLTPPPDLYGRPRPDRFLRRLTAFSDWYTPALGRPGLRRNPRRPAPRPAAPLRLVITRHRRIAEDVAELLLADPAGGPLPRWQPGARLLLTLPSGRERHYSLCGDPADRYTYRIAVRRIAHGGGGSVEIHDDLHPGARLTARRPRNGFAFCGEPAVLLLAGGIGVTPLLPMAREARRRGLDWRLVHTGRTAAGLPFTDELRALDPDRVEVRTDDHGGPPDAADLLARAPRGAAVYCCGPAPMLAAVQRALDASPARSLHFERFGAAPIPDGRPFTLRLGADGPDLAVPADRSALDVARELRPDLPYSCHQGFCGTCRVQVLAGTPEHRDRRLTPEDRAGGALLPCVSRAAEGETLVLDV, encoded by the coding sequence ATGGACCTCCTCACCCCGCCGCCCGACCTCTACGGCCGCCCCCGGCCGGACCGCTTCCTGCGCAGGCTGACCGCCTTCAGCGACTGGTACACCCCCGCCCTCGGCCGCCCCGGCCTGCGCCGCAACCCCCGCCGTCCGGCACCCCGCCCCGCCGCCCCGCTGCGGCTCGTGATCACCCGCCACCGCCGGATCGCCGAGGACGTGGCGGAGCTCCTGCTCGCAGATCCCGCCGGCGGCCCGCTGCCGCGCTGGCAGCCCGGCGCCCGGCTGCTGCTCACCCTGCCCTCCGGCCGCGAGCGGCACTACTCGCTGTGCGGAGATCCGGCCGACCGGTACACCTACCGGATCGCCGTCCGCCGGATCGCCCACGGCGGGGGCGGCTCGGTGGAGATCCACGACGACCTGCACCCCGGCGCCCGGCTGACGGCCCGCCGGCCCCGCAACGGCTTCGCCTTCTGCGGCGAGCCCGCCGTGCTCCTGCTGGCCGGCGGCATCGGCGTCACCCCGCTGCTCCCGATGGCCCGCGAGGCCCGACGGCGCGGCCTTGACTGGCGGCTGGTGCACACCGGCCGGACCGCCGCCGGCCTGCCGTTCACCGACGAGCTGCGCGCCCTCGACCCCGACCGCGTCGAGGTCCGCACGGACGACCACGGCGGCCCGCCCGACGCCGCCGACCTGCTCGCCCGCGCACCCCGCGGCGCCGCCGTCTACTGCTGCGGCCCCGCCCCGATGCTCGCCGCCGTGCAGCGCGCCCTGGACGCCTCGCCCGCCCGCTCGCTGCACTTCGAACGCTTCGGTGCCGCACCGATCCCGGACGGCCGCCCGTTCACCCTCCGGCTCGGCGCCGACGGCCCCGACCTGGCCGTCCCCGCCGACCGATCCGCCCTGGACGTCGCCCGCGAACTGCGCCCCGACCTGCCGTACTCCTGCCACCAGGGCTTCTGCGGCACCTGCCGGGTCCAGGTGCTGGCCGGCACCCCCGAGCACCGCGACCGCCGCCTCACCCCCGAGGACCGGGCCGGCGGCGCCCTGCTGCCGTGCGTCTCCCGGGCCGCCGAGGGCGAGACCCTCGTGCTCGACGTGTAA
- a CDS encoding M24 family metallopeptidase translates to MPKPAFPYSDHDLARFRETQQLAYHCAEQVAAWIEPGVTERQATGKLRRCLVAAGVQDFFHVPFAWFGDRTAFRHFHTPLQFFAGNRRLAEGMPYVLDCAPVVDGYTADIGYGGKVGENPVWDRLARDLQVYRELILREVRARKPLDEVYAAVDAQIAAHGYDNRHRVYPGRVIGHQVTRTTSRGPAGVNLFGFGVRTLQTLGRELISERLHGRSPLWADGRASRHAPTPGLWAVEPHIGFREVGIKFEELLVVTEDDAYWLDDDLPHVRRWTTQHSLEEAR, encoded by the coding sequence ATGCCCAAGCCCGCCTTCCCCTACAGCGACCACGACCTCGCCCGCTTCCGGGAGACCCAGCAGCTCGCCTACCACTGCGCCGAGCAGGTCGCCGCCTGGATCGAACCCGGTGTCACCGAGCGCCAGGCCACCGGCAAGCTGCGCCGCTGCCTGGTCGCCGCCGGGGTGCAGGACTTCTTCCACGTCCCGTTCGCCTGGTTCGGCGACCGCACCGCCTTCCGGCACTTCCACACCCCGCTGCAGTTCTTCGCCGGCAACCGGCGGCTCGCCGAGGGCATGCCGTACGTCCTCGACTGCGCCCCCGTCGTGGACGGCTACACCGCCGACATCGGCTACGGCGGCAAGGTCGGCGAGAACCCGGTCTGGGACCGGCTCGCCCGCGACCTGCAGGTCTACCGGGAGCTGATCCTGCGGGAGGTGAGGGCCCGCAAGCCGCTCGACGAGGTGTACGCCGCCGTCGACGCCCAGATCGCCGCCCACGGCTACGACAACCGGCACCGCGTCTACCCGGGCCGGGTGATCGGCCACCAGGTCACCCGGACCACCTCGCGCGGGCCCGCCGGGGTCAACCTGTTCGGGTTCGGGGTGCGTACACTCCAGACCCTCGGCCGGGAGCTGATCAGCGAACGGCTGCACGGCCGCTCACCTCTCTGGGCGGACGGACGGGCCTCCCGGCACGCGCCCACCCCCGGACTGTGGGCGGTGGAACCGCACATCGGCTTCCGCGAGGTGGGCATCAAGTTCGAGGAACTGCTGGTGGTCACCGAGGACGACGCCTACTGGCTCGACGACGACCTGCCGCACGTGCGGCGCTGGACCACGCAGCACAGCCTGGAGGAGGCCCGATGA
- a CDS encoding SDR family oxidoreductase, with product MTVRRRTVHSGGLPLAVFEQGDPAHPTVILVHGYPDTHTVWDDVAADLAADHHVVRYDVRGAGRSGVPAARSEYRLELLGADLFAVAEAVSPDEPVHVVAHDWGSVQSWEAVTEPGAEQRIASYTTMSGPSLDHLGFWIRHRLRRPTPRHLRQLLVQGAHSWYITAFHLPVLAPAAWRLWLARAWPRVLRDLEAVRPRPGHPQPTLKQDAVRGIELYRANMRPTIRRPRERPTEVPVQLVTLERDHYVSDFLSEGLERWVPRLTRRTLNATHWSALLEKGPAVAALVRDFAARTAAGESQGPPDSGRLAVVTGGGSGIGRATALAFAEQGTRVVVADLDLDSARRTAELCTLIGTPAHAYRVDVSDGAAVDAFARQVADEHGVPDVVVNNAGIGHSGTFLQTTEKEWQRVLDVNLWGVIHGCRAFGALMVERGEGGHIVNLASAAAYLPSKVLAAYATSKAGVLMLSDCLRAELAPHGIGVSAICPGIVNTNITRTSTFSGVGADEQAAKQERASKLYARRGFPPEKVAAEILRAVRTGKPVVPVTFEAKAARLLGRLSPGLLRLAARLNVG from the coding sequence ATGACCGTCCGCCGCCGCACCGTCCACTCCGGCGGGTTGCCGCTCGCCGTGTTCGAGCAGGGCGACCCGGCCCACCCGACCGTCATCCTGGTGCACGGCTACCCCGACACCCACACGGTCTGGGACGACGTCGCCGCCGACCTCGCCGCCGACCACCACGTGGTCCGCTACGACGTCCGCGGCGCGGGCCGCTCCGGTGTCCCGGCCGCCCGCAGCGAGTACCGGCTGGAGCTGCTCGGAGCCGACCTGTTCGCCGTCGCCGAGGCCGTCAGCCCCGACGAGCCGGTGCACGTGGTCGCCCACGACTGGGGCTCGGTGCAGTCCTGGGAGGCCGTCACCGAGCCCGGCGCCGAGCAGCGGATCGCCTCCTACACCACCATGTCCGGCCCCTCGCTGGACCACCTGGGCTTCTGGATCCGCCACCGGCTGCGCCGCCCGACCCCGCGCCACCTGCGGCAGCTGCTGGTGCAGGGCGCGCACTCCTGGTACATCACCGCCTTCCACCTGCCGGTGCTCGCCCCCGCCGCCTGGCGGCTCTGGCTCGCCCGGGCCTGGCCCCGGGTCCTGCGCGACCTGGAGGCGGTCCGGCCCCGGCCCGGACACCCGCAGCCGACGCTCAAGCAGGACGCCGTCCGCGGCATCGAGCTCTACCGGGCGAACATGCGGCCCACCATCCGCCGGCCCCGCGAACGGCCCACCGAGGTGCCCGTCCAGCTCGTCACCCTGGAACGCGACCACTACGTCTCCGACTTCCTGTCCGAAGGTCTGGAACGCTGGGTGCCCCGGCTGACCAGGCGCACCCTCAACGCCACCCACTGGTCGGCGCTCCTGGAGAAGGGACCCGCGGTGGCCGCACTCGTCCGCGACTTCGCCGCCCGCACCGCCGCCGGGGAGAGCCAGGGGCCGCCGGACAGCGGCAGGCTCGCCGTGGTCACCGGCGGCGGCAGCGGCATCGGCCGGGCCACCGCGCTCGCCTTCGCCGAGCAGGGCACCCGGGTGGTGGTCGCCGACCTCGACCTGGACTCCGCCCGCCGCACCGCCGAACTCTGCACCCTGATCGGCACCCCCGCCCACGCCTACCGGGTGGACGTCAGCGACGGTGCGGCCGTCGACGCCTTCGCCCGGCAGGTCGCGGACGAGCACGGGGTGCCGGACGTGGTGGTCAACAACGCCGGCATCGGCCACTCCGGCACCTTCCTGCAGACCACCGAGAAGGAGTGGCAGCGGGTCCTGGACGTCAACCTCTGGGGCGTCATCCACGGCTGCCGGGCGTTCGGCGCGCTGATGGTGGAGCGTGGCGAGGGCGGGCACATCGTCAACCTCGCCTCCGCCGCGGCCTACCTGCCGTCCAAGGTGCTCGCCGCCTACGCCACCAGCAAGGCGGGCGTCCTGATGCTCTCCGACTGCCTGCGCGCCGAACTGGCACCGCACGGCATCGGCGTCTCGGCGATCTGCCCCGGCATCGTCAACACCAACATCACCCGCACCTCCACCTTCTCCGGTGTCGGCGCCGACGAGCAGGCCGCCAAGCAGGAACGGGCGTCGAAGCTCTACGCCCGCCGGGGCTTCCCCCCGGAGAAGGTCGCCGCCGAGATCCTCCGCGCCGTACGCACCGGCAAGCCGGTCGTCCCGGTCACCTTCGAGGCCAAGGCGGCCCGCCTGCTCGGCCGCCTCTCGCCGGGGCTGCTGCGCCTCGCCGCCCGGCTGAACGTCGGGTAG
- a CDS encoding MAB_1171c family putative transporter, producing the protein MSVIDLAAVVACLVALLGIVVRLHQVRGSRLRSGTWYLVAFALCMALAMASLAPSVSESARGHPSWALGLALAGGELKVAAQGFLALLALSVEPPERGRRLIRRQVAGTLAVMAAAAAAFLSAGAVPAVGGLYVAESGRPALTCYNSLFTVHSTWCLAVFLLLIGRAARQVDDRLLRAGLRLVLAGAFVGLVWAVLSIGPLWDALTTGHQLTREDRVSATASVLALTLGIGGATLTAWAGLSARPFRWLRAWYRYRRLAPLWCALHSAVPGIAFDAAAGSHRLPRDAEFALYRRIIEIRDGQLALRPYLHPEAAAWAAAEATVRERADPVRLAATVEAAVLATALEAAAAGRTRTAAPGGRYVPREMPADPDVEAAWLCRVADAFHCSATVRRLRGRARDELTGP; encoded by the coding sequence ATGTCCGTGATCGACCTCGCGGCCGTCGTGGCCTGCCTGGTCGCCCTGCTCGGCATCGTCGTCCGGCTCCACCAGGTCCGCGGCAGCCGCCTGCGCTCGGGCACCTGGTACCTGGTCGCGTTCGCGCTGTGCATGGCCCTCGCGATGGCGTCCCTCGCCCCCTCGGTGTCCGAGAGCGCCCGCGGGCACCCGTCATGGGCCCTCGGACTCGCCCTCGCGGGCGGCGAACTCAAGGTCGCCGCCCAGGGGTTCCTCGCCCTGCTCGCCCTCTCGGTGGAGCCCCCCGAACGCGGCCGCCGGCTGATCCGGCGCCAGGTCGCCGGCACGCTGGCGGTGATGGCGGCGGCCGCGGCCGCCTTCCTGAGCGCCGGGGCGGTACCGGCCGTCGGCGGCCTCTACGTCGCCGAATCCGGGCGACCCGCGCTGACCTGCTACAACTCCCTCTTCACCGTGCACTCCACCTGGTGTCTCGCGGTCTTCCTGCTACTGATCGGCCGGGCCGCCCGGCAGGTCGACGACCGCCTGCTGCGGGCGGGCCTGCGGCTGGTGCTCGCCGGCGCCTTCGTCGGACTCGTCTGGGCGGTCCTCAGCATCGGCCCGCTGTGGGACGCGCTCACCACCGGACACCAACTCACCCGCGAGGACCGGGTCTCCGCCACCGCCAGCGTGCTGGCCCTCACCCTCGGGATCGGCGGCGCCACCCTCACCGCCTGGGCCGGGCTCTCCGCCCGGCCGTTCCGCTGGCTGCGCGCCTGGTACCGCTACCGCAGGCTGGCCCCGCTCTGGTGCGCGCTGCACTCCGCCGTACCCGGGATCGCCTTCGACGCCGCGGCCGGCAGCCACCGGCTGCCCAGGGACGCCGAGTTCGCGCTGTACCGGCGGATCATCGAGATCCGGGACGGACAGCTCGCCCTGCGCCCCTACCTGCACCCCGAGGCGGCCGCCTGGGCCGCGGCCGAGGCCACCGTGCGGGAGCGCGCCGACCCGGTCCGGCTGGCGGCCACGGTGGAGGCGGCGGTGCTGGCCACCGCGCTGGAGGCCGCGGCGGCCGGCCGGACCAGGACGGCCGCACCGGGCGGACGCTACGTCCCCCGGGAGATGCCCGCCGACCCCGATGTGGAGGCCGCCTGGCTCTGCCGGGTCGCCGACGCGTTCCACTGCTCGGCCACCGTCCGCCGCCTGCGCGGCCGCGCCCGCGACGAGCTCACCGGCCCCTGA
- a CDS encoding ParH-like protein — protein sequence MAVADRHGRRLWRRCQQLVADAPLPVPFEITGFLGALSEQLDRPIELIPLPTGVRAPCGLLVSTDRADYIGFPTDTTPLHQQHIVLHEVGHLLCGHRGGLARADDATAGPLFPHLSGELIRRVLGRTVYSELQEQEAELFASLALHRTSRARPASPAGRAGQADRLGSIFDRPARWGSCP from the coding sequence ATGGCAGTGGCGGACCGGCACGGCAGGCGGCTCTGGCGGCGGTGTCAGCAGCTGGTCGCCGACGCCCCGCTGCCGGTGCCCTTCGAGATCACCGGCTTCCTCGGCGCGCTCTCCGAGCAGCTGGACCGGCCGATCGAACTGATCCCGCTGCCGACCGGCGTCCGGGCGCCGTGCGGGTTGCTGGTCAGCACCGACCGCGCCGACTACATCGGCTTCCCGACCGACACCACGCCGCTGCACCAGCAGCACATCGTGCTGCACGAGGTCGGCCACCTGCTCTGCGGCCACCGCGGCGGGCTCGCCAGGGCCGACGACGCCACGGCCGGGCCGCTCTTCCCCCACCTGTCCGGTGAGCTGATCCGCCGCGTCCTCGGCCGCACGGTCTACAGCGAACTGCAGGAGCAGGAGGCCGAACTCTTCGCCTCGCTCGCCCTGCACCGCACCAGCCGGGCCCGGCCCGCCTCCCCCGCCGGACGGGCCGGCCAGGCCGACCGGCTCGGCTCGATCTTCGACCGCCCGGCCCGATGGGGCTCATGTCCGTGA
- a CDS encoding XRE family transcriptional regulator: MTGPDLDPPTLSDRIDRLFQVVRRPSGEPYSHEEVARACREASGETFSATYLWQLRTGRRDNPTKRHLEALAQFFQVPPSYFFDDEQSDRITEELALLGAMRNAGVREVALRAVTLSPEGLGTISDMIEAIARREARSQRSE, encoded by the coding sequence TTGACTGGTCCGGACCTTGACCCGCCCACACTCAGCGACCGGATCGACCGTCTGTTCCAGGTCGTCCGTCGACCGAGTGGCGAGCCCTACAGCCACGAGGAGGTCGCCCGCGCCTGTCGCGAGGCCAGCGGGGAGACATTTTCGGCCACCTACCTCTGGCAGCTGCGTACCGGGCGCAGGGACAACCCGACCAAGCGTCATCTGGAGGCGCTGGCGCAGTTCTTCCAGGTCCCGCCCTCGTACTTCTTCGACGACGAGCAGAGCGACCGGATCACCGAGGAGCTCGCGCTGCTCGGCGCGATGCGCAACGCCGGCGTCCGGGAGGTCGCGCTGCGGGCCGTCACCCTTTCCCCCGAAGGGCTGGGCACCATCAGCGACATGATCGAGGCGATCGCGCGCAGAGAGGCCAGATCACAGCGGTCCGAGTGA